The Bacillus andreraoultii sequence TCACATTTTACTCGTGGCATTCTGGCATGGAGAATGGTCTTATATTGCCAAAAATTTAGATGTCTCCAAGTCCGGTCTTGATCTTGTATATCATGAACTTTACATCCCGTTTTACCGCAATTAGGACAAGAAAATTCCGCTCCTGATTGATATTCAATATAAATGTGTAAGGTGTTTTCTTCTTTAGCTAATTCATTATGGAAAACATACCAAGGTTTAGGTATTTCTAACGCATCTTGGAATACATTATACTCTTCTTCAAAGTTTTTCATAAGACTATCACCCCAGGTAATTTAGTAGTATTACCCAGTATAGACAGCTTTGGGAAGCTTTAAACTAAACATTAAATAGCGAGGAAGCAAATATGAACAAGTCTGTATCCTCAATTATTAACCTATTTATTTGAATTTAGATGAGATTAAAGCATCGTTATTTGAAAGAGGCCATTTTACGATGTCCTCACTGTTCCAAAACACTTGGAAAAATAAAAGAACAATAAGATTTTGATGTTTTCAAATGTGAAAAAAAAAACAATATTCTTACTACCAAAAGAAGTTAAGAGGTCTTTCTAAAAAAGAGAAAAATTGATCATTATCCGTATGAGCTTTCTAATCAATTTTTGGGGATGAAACGTATCTATGTTAATAGTGGGAATCCTATCTACCTATATTCGTGGCATTTTTTAACTTTCTTAGGCCACATGCCTCACTTAATAATAAAGTACCTATCATGATACCAGAGCTTTCCAATTTGCCACATATGCCTGCACGTTGGACAAAAATGATTGTAAATGCACAAAAAGGAATCGGTTTGACCGACTCCTTGTGTTACATATATCTATATATCATTTAATTTTCTATCTAAGTCAACCGTTAACTCTCCATTTAGCTCTTCCATCCACAATCTCCTCTCTCCTAAAAATCAAAATCACTAACAACTGCTAAGTTAATTGTAAATGGAACTTTCTCTGTTATCACACCTGTTTCTGTATCCTTTATAAAGAGATAATAGGTTTTATTGCGGTCATAAGAGATACTTTTTAAGACAAATTGTAGCTTAAATGTACGTTCAGCTGGATTGTCAAACGGGCGGTCACCAATAATTGTTTCCTCATTTGATAGGATGTTTCCTTCTTTATCCGCCATATAAATAACAACCGTCCGAGGATTCATCTTTTCTTCTACTTTCTCTGTTTGGAAAAAGTTTAGGGTGAATATACTGTTTGTGATTCTTCGGGTTGTACTTGTGAGTTTAATATCTACTTTCGATATTGCTTGTACACCTTTTTGACTAGCTCGTTTATTTTTATAAGAAAGTAATGGAACAACAATTTCTTGAAGGCTGGCACCACCATGGACAAAATTCACACCCGTTCCTTGCATGCGATTCCGAACCGTTCCATTTGGTAAATAAACAGTTAGTTGCTGCTCATTTTCTATGACAGATGAAAGATTTATGGCGATTTTCCCTGAAACATCATGTTTTTCTTTTGACAACGTGTAGCGACGCTTTACTTCAATTGCATTCATTTTTTCTGTATGAATCTTATCACTTTCTGCTAGTGGCTCTCGTTGATAAAGGAAACCATGATCTGAAGTAATGTATATATTTGTTCCACTTAAATCATCTCGAATAATTTTCACTAAGTCATATAGTTGTTGAATGGCGGTTTCAACTGCATTAAATGTATAAATCTCAGTTGAGGCCTTATCTCCCATTGCATCAATCGTATCATGATAAATGTAGATTAGTTTTTTCCCCTTAAATGTTTCACGTCTTCCTGCCTTGTTCAACTCTCGTATATCTTGGTAGCGAACAGCAATGCTATCTTTTCTTGTTTTTTCAATAATTGATTTACGATGATCTAATCCAGATGAATCTTCTCCGTTTACCAATACTCTACCTGTAGCATCAATATCAATCGTTTTGTGAGGCAAAAGGGAAGCCATCCCCAGTTTGGTCACTGAAGGAATAACCCCAAGCATTGTCTGTACATCACAAGTTCCAATCGTTTCTGCACGTAAACGTTCAGCTAATTCCATCCCGACTTCATATCTCATCGCATCCGAAATAATGACAAATACCCGTTCACCTTTTAATATATGTGGTGCGATCATGGAAGAATAGAAATTTTGTTGATTCATAACACCTGGTAATGACCAATCTTCAGTCATTTCTGCTTTCACTGCTTGTGACCAATTGGTACTTAACTCGCCCAGAAACCAATTCGTATAGAGATGTTCAACAAGGTCTTTTAATTTCTTTAGTAACTCATGATTACTTTCTTCATCATATGCATGATAAAATTTTCGGTAATACGTATCCATCACATAGTATTTTTTCTGATATGCTTCATATAGATCAATTGCTTTACCAGACGGGATTCCTTGGCTATATTCTTTATGGAAAGCGTACATTTTTACTGTGTTTTCAAGTGCATCATAGATAGATGCATACTTTTCATAATAATGCTTTGCTCGCCTTAAATTTATGAGCTTTATGTACTCTTCGTAATCTTCCAGTCTTTCCATTAGACTATTTGCTATGTAAATAATAATGGCTCGGTCAACATAAGGAAATGTGTCTGCTTGCTTCAATTCATCAATAGGAACTGTTTGCAATAGATTTTGAAGCTGAATTTCTTGTTCTACCCATTCAGCATACTCGTTAAACAATTGATAGTCTGCCAGGTGGTGCATCCAGTGGTCGATAAATACAAGACAATTGGCCTTATTACGAACTGCGATAAAATCTTTTAAATTAGCCATATACTTTTCATTTACGGTATGACTAAAGGCTGTGACAGTCAGATGAATAAACAATGTCTTTAGTGTCTTCGTTTCACGCTCGTAGCCATAACGATTGGCAATATAAGCCCAGAAAACATGGATATCAAAGAACTTGTCCATTTGTGATAAATATTTGTTCGCCTGATCATCCAGCGTATCCATTAAAACGGTTTTTAAAACAGCTTCAAAGTCAGATGTCTTTAGATTGCAAAGGACACTCATAATCGCAATCTCAATCGTTTCCTCAGTATAAGATTCAATCCCGAATGCTCGAAATTTACGAAACCGTTCCTTATTATTAAAGAATTTCTCATATTTCTTTATAACAGCTCGAAGCGATGGATTGATTTGCAACTCACTTAAAATGAGTGATATTCGATCAGCATAAAATACTTTTGAATACAACACGGTATCGGCTAACCAGTTATCTTCTAAACTTAATTCCATATTTGTATAAATTAAATAGGAAGATGTCGGATCCTCTTCCTCTAATAAATGCTTCGTAAAAAATTGATTATTTTCGGATAGTGTTAAGACTTTAACGTTATCTAATGTTAATTGTTCAATGTCCTCAATAAATTCTTTATCCTTGTCCACCCAAAAAACTATTTTACGTTGTTCCCAATCTTTGAGAGGTTCATTAAAAATATCCGATAATGTGGACTCGATTTGATTTAAATTCATAATTATTCACCGCCTCCTCACGAATGAAAAAAGCACCTCACACGGGAAGTGCATTAGCTTAGCTTTAGCTCTAACAACTTATTTTCTTTTTATTTCCGCTACAATTTCTTCTATATCTTTTCTCGATAAGCCAGTTGCTTCCTCAATAAAACTATACTCCATATTTTGTTTTATCAAATTGATTGCAACTTGTTTTATACCTTTTTCAATACCTTTTTCGATTCCTTGTTTTAGCCCCTGTTTTTTACCTTCTTCTATTAATTGTTCAGCTATTGTCATCACAACATCTCTCCCCTCTGGATAATTCATTTCAATTTCCTTCATCATATCCACCACTTCCGATTTCGTTAAGTTTCTTCCGGCGCTAAATATATATCTAAGTAAAGTTTCAACGTAACGAATCCCAGTCTGATGATCCTCTAATTCCCGCAAGTATTTAACTGCCCGATCGATAATGACAAGCAGATCCACGCTATCCTTTGTAAAAATATCCCTTAAGGTCGTTAGTACGATTTGAAGCTGGGCCTCTCCTTTTATATCCTCATCGTTATATTTCGAAAGATCATAAAGCAAATACTCAAAGTTCGGAACAAGCCGTTGAATATTCGGTGTGAGCTCTCCATATCCCTGTATTAACTCTCCTAAACTCAATCCAATGTTCCAATCTTTTTGACCGTGATAAATGACTAAAGGAATAACAATTGGAAGCCCATTGCTCTTTTCCTTTTCACTTTTTGCCTCCCATATTTCTATTATATATTTTAACAGTTGAAGAGCGGTTTTATGATAAATATAACTTTTATGTTCGAAGAGAAAATAAAGATACCCTTTCTGATTACAAATATCTACCTTGAAAAGTAAGTCTGAAAAATTTTCTTTCAATTCATCATTAATGAAACTATCCTTTTCTGGTTCAAGAGTGTTGACATCAATCATTTCCATTATAATTTCTGGCAAATAATTAGTTAAAAAATCCTTCGTGACCGTCACATCTCCAAAGGTCTCTTTAAAAAATTTATCATGTGGATTTTTCAGCCACACCCTCCATCTCTCCCTACCCCTATATACTATTTTAACTTATTATACAATTCCGTTAATTTCTTTTCTATTTCAGTTCTTTGTTGCAGGTCTGGGATGTTTTTAACAACGGAAAAGGAGCAAATTAGTTTGCTTCTTAAGTGAATTTAAATTTTCGCCACTAACCCTT is a genomic window containing:
- a CDS encoding helix-turn-helix domain-containing protein, with the protein product MKNFEEEYNVFQDALEIPKPWYVFHNELAKEENTLHIYIEYQSGAEFSCPNCGKTGCKVHDIQDQDRTWRHLNFWQYKTILHARMPRVKCESCGKIRTVVIDWARPGAGFSLLFEHHVLSLMVEMPVAAVAREVGEHDTRLWRVFKY
- the pglZ gene encoding BREX-1 system phosphatase PglZ type A; the protein is MNLNQIESTLSDIFNEPLKDWEQRKIVFWVDKDKEFIEDIEQLTLDNVKVLTLSENNQFFTKHLLEEEDPTSSYLIYTNMELSLEDNWLADTVLYSKVFYADRISLILSELQINPSLRAVIKKYEKFFNNKERFRKFRAFGIESYTEETIEIAIMSVLCNLKTSDFEAVLKTVLMDTLDDQANKYLSQMDKFFDIHVFWAYIANRYGYERETKTLKTLFIHLTVTAFSHTVNEKYMANLKDFIAVRNKANCLVFIDHWMHHLADYQLFNEYAEWVEQEIQLQNLLQTVPIDELKQADTFPYVDRAIIIYIANSLMERLEDYEEYIKLINLRRAKHYYEKYASIYDALENTVKMYAFHKEYSQGIPSGKAIDLYEAYQKKYYVMDTYYRKFYHAYDEESNHELLKKLKDLVEHLYTNWFLGELSTNWSQAVKAEMTEDWSLPGVMNQQNFYSSMIAPHILKGERVFVIISDAMRYEVGMELAERLRAETIGTCDVQTMLGVIPSVTKLGMASLLPHKTIDIDATGRVLVNGEDSSGLDHRKSIIEKTRKDSIAVRYQDIRELNKAGRRETFKGKKLIYIYHDTIDAMGDKASTEIYTFNAVETAIQQLYDLVKIIRDDLSGTNIYITSDHGFLYQREPLAESDKIHTEKMNAIEVKRRYTLSKEKHDVSGKIAINLSSVIENEQQLTVYLPNGTVRNRMQGTGVNFVHGGASLQEIVVPLLSYKNKRASQKGVQAISKVDIKLTSTTRRITNSIFTLNFFQTEKVEEKMNPRTVVIYMADKEGNILSNEETIIGDRPFDNPAERTFKLQFVLKSISYDRNKTYYLFIKDTETGVITEKVPFTINLAVVSDFDF
- a CDS encoding Rpn family recombination-promoting nuclease/putative transposase: MWLKNPHDKFFKETFGDVTVTKDFLTNYLPEIIMEMIDVNTLEPEKDSFINDELKENFSDLLFKVDICNQKGYLYFLFEHKSYIYHKTALQLLKYIIEIWEAKSEKEKSNGLPIVIPLVIYHGQKDWNIGLSLGELIQGYGELTPNIQRLVPNFEYLLYDLSKYNDEDIKGEAQLQIVLTTLRDIFTKDSVDLLVIIDRAVKYLRELEDHQTGIRYVETLLRYIFSAGRNLTKSEVVDMMKEIEMNYPEGRDVVMTIAEQLIEEGKKQGLKQGIEKGIEKGIKQVAINLIKQNMEYSFIEEATGLSRKDIEEIVAEIKRK